A window of the Cololabis saira isolate AMF1-May2022 chromosome 19, fColSai1.1, whole genome shotgun sequence genome harbors these coding sequences:
- the eme1 gene encoding crossover junction endonuclease EME1, whose amino-acid sequence MDSCSDLDEELPVFDFLQPCPRFSQAPQRSPQRPELVGLKDWDAEHAANSSPGRAKAAGAAAVMMISSDSDDDTPYVPLAQRLKLNGTSASSTGPRGKSAEQDLPSDRADFSHSGRPLSFHQVKAVHTEGLEDWPHRPLRPLPDNAPAKKKATKRTTEDIQASREEALRKRREKEALRQEQDRHRAERKALAETAKALRPEECIKHMVVAVDPALLQTEGGGTLLASLQALGCSCAIEKQVVPQSVGWSRRSPCGQLDEGRRDPEPCVVLQMTVEHFITLIHGYIQEERLGRTDCGPTLTSWVQEQQRRQPSKTLSLAVIELEKYFRLQKSRSQKRLREAVAVEGKGSGKGKKRRKNDDAETLPEVSRVDVEEAAVHLQLHTGVSLHFLSTWKDFSDYITMTTKAVAEAPFKREREQTGFSFYLESEWAGGQRVDRAGGGLLQVWKRQIQQFNRVSPDMAAAIVAAYPSPQLLEKAYGRCRTEGEKMSLLSDLLIRRGEGVTSTTRRVGPELSKRIYLTMHSWDPEQNLMTAAFIGYI is encoded by the exons ATGGACAGCTGCAGCGACCTGGACGAGGAGCTGCCTGTGTTTGACTTCCTCCAGCCTTGTCCACGTTTCAGCCAAGCCCCCCAGAGAAGCCCACAGAGACCAGAGTTGGTCGGCCTGAAAGACTGGGATGCTGAACACGCAGCCAACTCCTCCCCGGGGAGGGCGAAGGCGGCAGGGGCGGCTGCTGTGATGATGATTAGCAGCGATTCTGACGATGACACGCCTTATGTCCCTCTGGCTCAGAGACTCAAACTCAACGGGACGAGTGCCTCGTCCACTGGTCCTCGTGGGAAAAGTGCAGAGCAGGATTTGCCATCTGATCGAGCCGACTTTTCTCACTCAGGACGCCCTCTCAGCTTCCATCAGGTGAAAGCAGTTCACACGGAGGGGCTGGAGGACTGGCCCCATCGGCCTCTGAGGCCACTCCCAGACAATGCTCCTGCCAAGAAGAAAGCAACCAAGCGGACGACAGAGGACATCCAGGCCTCCAGAGAGGAGgccctgaggaagaggagggagaaGGAGGCACTCAGGCAAGAACAGGACAGACACAGAGCGGAGAGGAAAGCTCTGGCGGAGACTGCCAAGGCCCTGAGGCCAGAGGAGTGTATCAAGCATATGGTGGTAGCTGTTGATCCAG CTCTGTTGCAGACGGAGGGAGGCGGGACTCTGCTGGCTTCGCTGCAGGCTCTGGGTTGTAGCTGTGCCATCGAGAAGCAAGTCGTCCCACAGAGTGTTGGGTGGTCGAGGAGAAGCCCATGTGGGCAG CTGGATGAGGGGCGGCGTGACCCAGAGCCCTGCGTGGTGCTGCAGATGACAGTGGAGCACTTCATCACACTGATCCACGGCTACATCCAG GAGGAGAGGCTCGGCAGGACGGACTGTGGTCCCACCCTGACGTCCTGGGTCCAGGAGCAGCAGAGGCGTCAGCCCAGCAAGACCCTGAGCCTGGCAGTCATCGAGCTGGAGAAATACTTCAG ACTGCAGAAGTCACGAAGCCAGAAGAGGTTGAGAGAAGCTGTGGCGGTTGAAGGTAAAGGGAGTGGAAAAGGGAAGAAGAGAAGGAAGAATGACGACGCTGAGACGCTACCGGAGGTGTCCCGGGTTGATGTTGAGGAG GCCGCGGTGCATCTCCAGCTTCACACCGGCGTCTCGCTCCACTTCTTGTCTACGTGGAAGGACTTCTCAGACTAcatcaccatgacaaccaaaGCGGTCGCGGAGGCGCCTTTCAA GAGAGAGCGGGAACAGACGGGCTTCTCCTTCTACCTGGAGAGCGAGTGGGCGGGAGGTCAGCGGGTGGACAGAGCCGGTGGAGGACTGCTGCAGGTGTGGAAGAGGCAGATCCAGCAGTTCAACAGGGTCAGCCCCGACATGGCTGCTGCCATCGTGGCGGCTTATCCGTCCCCGCAGCTGCTGGAGAAG GCGTACGGTCGCTGTAGGACTGAAGGGGAAAAGATGTCTCTTCTGTCCGACCTGCTGATCCGCAGAGGAGAAGGCGTCACGTCCACGACTCGCAGAGTCGGTCCAGAGCTTTCCAAGCGCATCTACCTCACCATGCATTCCTGGGATCCGGAGCAGAATCTGATGACTGCCGCTTTCATCGGTTACATTTAA